From one Nitrospira sp. MA-1 genomic stretch:
- a CDS encoding CBS domain-containing protein — translation MIRVEELMKQDLASVNCGDLVSLAATLMRIRRIGCVFVEQQGHIVGIVTEADIVRKVVSTRRSPDQTTVETIMTAPVITIDQDAPIFEAADLMDRSGTRHLAVTHREDIVGIVSVRDLLHPVAIDEF, via the coding sequence ATGATTCGAGTCGAAGAACTCATGAAACAGGATCTTGCCTCAGTGAATTGCGGAGACCTCGTGTCCCTAGCAGCTACCCTAATGCGGATTCGCCGCATCGGTTGCGTGTTTGTCGAACAACAGGGGCATATTGTGGGCATCGTCACTGAAGCTGATATTGTCCGGAAAGTGGTCTCGACCCGTCGGTCGCCAGACCAAACCACCGTCGAAACTATTATGACGGCTCCCGTGATCACCATTGATCAAGACGCACCGATTTTCGAAGCGGCAGACTTGATGGATCGATCCGGCACCCGGCACCTGGCCGTCACTCACCGGGAGGACATTGTCGGGATCGTGTCAGTTCGCGACCTCCTGCACCCTGTGGCTATCGATGAATTCTAA